One segment of Manihot esculenta cultivar AM560-2 chromosome 4, M.esculenta_v8, whole genome shotgun sequence DNA contains the following:
- the LOC110613423 gene encoding abscisic-aldehyde oxidase isoform X1, which produces MEEERPTGTNNLVFAVNGQRFELSSVDPSLTLLEFLRSHTRFKSVKLSCGEGGCGACVVLLSKYDPLHEHIEDFTICSCLTLLCSINGCSITTTEGLGNSKDGFHSIHQRFTGFHASQCGFCTPGMCISLFGALVNAEKTDRPEPSPGFSKLTVIEAEKAIAGNLCRCTGYRPIADACKSFASDVDMEDLGFNSFWKKKESQEVKISRLPFYNRKNEICTFPKLLKRELKSSLPLESKRFSWYKPASIEELQSLLETTDANNGVQMKIVVGNTGMGYYKELEHYDKYFDLTHIPELSHIRRDHSGIEIGAALAISKAIKGLKEEWKGEFFSGRKVVFKKIALHMEKIAAEFIRNTGSIGGNLVMAQRKHFPSDIVTILLAAGSLVEIINGTMHEKLTLEEFLARPPFDSKSILINVKIPNCESVENISPDRNSKLLFETYRASPRPLGNALSYLNAAFLAEVSPSKSSAGIMLNRCQLAFGGFGTKQAMRARKVEEFLAGKLLTIDILYEAIKLVKATVIPEDGTRNTAYRSSLAVGFLFDFLNPLINTICNGSVERSIGSLMLKDGKSRQNYDWPDHVKFPTLLSSARQVVQINKDYHPIGEPVTKSGAALQASGEAVYVDDVPSPRDCLHGAFIYSKKPFARVKGIKFNSKSPPDGVIALISFKDIPNGGENIGAKTIFGPDPLFADEFTRCSGDRLALVLADSQKHADVASNIAVVDYDLENLEPPILTVEEAIKRSSLFEVPSFIYPKQIGDISKGMAEADHKILSAEIKLGSQYYFYLENQTALAMPDEDNCLVVYSSTQCPEFAHAVIAKCLGIPEHNVRVITRRVGGGFGGKAIKAMPIATACALAAYKLQRPVRMYLNRKTDMIMAGGRHPMKIIYSVGFKCSGKIKALQLDILINAGIYPDISPIMPHNVMGSLKKYDWGALSFDIKVCKTNLPSRSAMRAPGEVQGSFIAEAIIEHVASSLSMDADTVRTINLHTYDSLNSFYDVNAGEPLEYTLPSLWDKLATTSSFTQRTEMIKEVNRSNLWTKRGISRIPAVHQVTLRPTPGRVSILSDGSVVVEVGGIELGQGLWTKVKQMAAFGLGSIKCVGAGDLLDKVRVIESNTLSLIQGGFTSGSTTSESSCEAIRMCCKALVDRLTPLKERLQEQMGSVKWEMLISQAYLEAVNLSASSFFVPDLASMNYLNYGAAVTEVEVDLLTGQTTILRSDIIYDCGQSLNPAVDLGQIEGAFVKGIGFFMLEEYTTNSDGLVVEEGTWTYKIPTIDTIPEQFNVEIANSGHHQKRVLSSKASGEPPLLLAASVHCAIRAAIRDARQQLSTWGACKDGSHSTFHVEVPANMPVVKELCGFDNVERYLMWKMNSN; this is translated from the exons ATGGAAGAGGAAAGACCAACAGGAACTAACAATTTGGTTTTCGCTGTTAATGGACAAAGGTTTGAGCTTTCAAGCGTCGACCCTTCTTTGACTTTGCTTGAATTCTTGCGTTCCCACACTCGTTTCAAGAGTGTCAAGCTCAGTTGTGGTGAAG GTGGTTGTGGTGCTTGTGTTGTGCTGCTCTCAAAGTATGATCCACTGCATGAACATATTGAGGATTTTACGATATGTTCATGTCTCACACTTCTCTGCAGTATAAATGGATGTTCAATTACAACAACTGAAGGCCTTGGTAATAGCAAAGATGGGTTCCACTCAATTCACCAAAGGTTCACCGGATTCCATGCCTCTCAATGTGGCTTTTGTACTCCTGGAATGTGCATTTCTCTCTTTGGGGCCCTTGTTAATGCTGAAAAAACTGATAGACCAGAACCATCTCCAGGATTCTCCAAGCTGACAGTTATTGAAGCCGAAAAGGCTATTGCAGGAAACCTTTGTCGGTGTACTGGATATCGACCAATTGCTGATGCATGCAAAAGTTTTGCATCTGATGTTGATATGGAGGATTTAGGATTTAACTCTTTctggaagaagaaagagagtcAGGAAGTAAAGATAAGTAGGTTACCTTTCTATAACCGTAAGAATGAGATTTGTACTTTCCCTAAGCTTTTGAAAAGGGAACTAAAATCTTCCTTGCCTTTGGAATCTAAAAGATTCTCTTGGTACAAACCTGCTAGCATTGAGGAGCTTCAGAGCTTATTGGAAACCACTGATGCCAACAATGGAGTCCAGATGAAAATAGTGGTTGGTAACACAGGCATGGGTTACTATAAGGAACTAGAACACTATGACAAATACTTTGATCTCACACATATTCCTGAGCTCTCACACATTAGGAGGGATCATTCAGGGATTGAAATTGGGGCAGCTTTGGCAATTTCTAAAGCTATCAAAGGTTTGAAGGAAGAGTGGAAAGGTGAATTTTTCTCAGGACGGAAGGTGGTCTTCAAAAAAATTGCACTTCATATGGAGAAAATCGCTGCTGAATTTATTCGAAATACAGGCAGTATTGGGGGAAATTTGGTGATGGCGCAGAGAAAACATTTTCCTTCAGATATTGTTACAATACTTCTTGCAGCTGGTTCATTGGTTGAAATAATAAATGGTACCATGCATGAGAAGCTTACGTTGGAGGAGTTTTTGGCAAGGCCTCCATTTGATTCCAAAAGTATACTCATAAATGTTAAAATCCCAAATTGTGAATCAGTGGAGAATATATCTCCTGACAGAAATAGTAAGCTATTATTTGAAACCTATCGTGCCTCACCTCGGCCCCTTGGAAATGCTTTGTCCTATTTGAATGCTGCTTTCTTGGCTGAGGTTTCCCCCTCAAAATCATCTGCTGGAATCATGTTAAATAGATGTCAGTTGGCTTTTGGTGGTTTTGGCACCAAACAAGCAATGAGAGCAAGGAAAGTTGAGGAATTTCTGGCCGGAAAACTGTTAACAATTGATATTCTGTATGAAGCTATTAAATTAGTAAAAGCTACTGTAATACCTGAAGATGGGACTAGAAATACAGCATATAGGTCAAGCTTGGCTGTTGGTTTTCTTTTTGACTTTCTTAACCCCTTAATAAATACCATTTGTAATGGTTCAGTGGAAAGATCTATTGGCTCTTTGATGTTAAAAGATGGAAAGTCAAGACAGAATTATGACTGGCCAGACCATGTTAAATTCCCTACCTTACTATCATCAGCAAGGCAAGTGGTCCAAATAAACAAAGACTATCATCCCATTGGTGAGCCAGTAACAAAATCGGGAGCTGCTCTTCAAGCTTCTG GGGAAGCTGTTTATGTGGATGACGTTCCCTCTCCTAGAGATTGTCTACATGGAGCATTCATTTATAGCAAAAAGCCTTTTGCAAGGGTAAAGGGTATTAAATTCAATTCTAAATCTCCCCCAGATGGAGTCATTGCACTTATTTCCTTCAAAGACATTCCAAATGGTGGGGAGAACATAGGTGCTAAGACCATTTTTGGTCCTGATCCTTTGTTTGCTGATGAGTTCACTCGGTGTTCAGGAGACCGACTTGCTCTTGTG CTTGCAGATTCACAGAAACATGCAGATGTAGCATCAAACATTGCAGTGGTTGATTATGACTTGGAAAATCTGGAACCTCCCATTTTAACTGTTGAAGAGGCTATTAAGAGATCTAGCCTTTTTGAGGTCCCTTCTTTTATCTACCCCAAACAAATTGGTGACATATCAAAGGGAATGGCTGAAGCTGATCACAAGATTCTCTCTGCTGAG ATAAAACTCGGAtcacaatattatttttatttggagAATCAAACTGCCCTTGCTATGCCTGATGAGGACAACTGCTTAGTGGTTTACAGTTCAACCCAATGCCCTGAATTTGCACATGCTGTTATTGCTAAATGTCTTGGGATTCCTGAACACAATGTGCGTGTAATTACAAGAAGGGTTGGAGGGGGCTTTGGTGGAAAGGCCATAAAAGCAATGCCT ATTGCTACTGCATGTGCACTTGCAGCATACAAGTTACAGCGCCCTGTCAGGATGTATCTCAATCGCAAGACTGATATGATAATGGCAGGAGGAAGGCATCCCATGAAAATAATTTACAGTGTAGGATTCAAGTGTAGTGGGAAAATTAAAGCCTTGCAGCTTGATATATTGATCAACGCTGGCATATATCCAGACATAAGTCCAATTATGCCACACAACGTTATGGGATCATTGAAAAAATATGACTGGGGTGCTTTATCTTTCGATATAAAGGTATGCAAAACAAATCTTCCTAGTAGATCGGCTATGAGGGCCCCTGGAGAAGTGCAAGGATCATTTATTGCAGAAGCTATAATTGAACATGTTGCATCTTCTCTTTCAATGGATGCAGATACTGTGAGAACCATAAATCTTCACACTTATGATAGCCTTAACTCATTCTATGATGTTAATGCTGGAGAACCACTAGAATATACTTTACCTTCATTATGGGATAAGTTGGCGACAACTTCAAGCTTTACCCAAAGGACTGAAATGATAAAAGAGGTTAATAGGAGTAATTTGTGGACAAAAAGGGGTATTTCTCGAATACCTGCTGTACATCAGGTGACATTGAGGCCAACTCCTGGGAGAGTAAGTATTCTGAGTGATGGGTCTGTGGTTGTTGAAGTTGGGGGAATAGAGCTGGGCCAGGGGCTCTGGACAAAGGTAAAACAGATGGCTGCATTTGGTCTTGGTTCAATCAAATGTGTTGGAGCTGGAGACCTCTTGGACAAAGTACGAGTCATTGAATCCAATACCTTGAGTTTAATTCAAGGGGGGTTTACTTCTGGGAGCACTACATCTGAGTCAAGCTGTGAAGCAATTAGAATGTGCTGTAAAGCCTTGGTTGATAGACTGACACCTTTAAAGGAAAGGTTGCAGGAGcaaatgggttctgtaaaatgGGAAATGCTTATTAGCCAG GCCTATTTGGAAGCTGTGAATTTATCAGCTAGTTCTTTCTTTGTCCCTGACCTTGCTTCAATGAATTACTTAAATTATGGTGCTGCAGTGACCGAG GTTGAGGTAGACCTTCTAACAGGACAAACAACAATTTTGAGATCAGATATTATATACGACTGTGGACAAAGTCTTAACCCTGCTGTGGATCTTGGACAG ATTGAAGGAGCTTTTGTCAAAGGAATTGGGTTTTTCATGCTTGAAGAATACACAACAAACTCAGATGGATTAGTGGTTGAGGAAGGCACATGGACATACAAGATCCCTACAATAGACACCATACCAGAACAGTTTAATGTGGAAATAGCTAACAGTGGACATCATCAAAAGCGTGTTCTCTCTTCAAAAG CTTCTGGTGAGCCACCATTGCTCCTAGCAGCCTCAGTTCACTGTGCTATAAGAGCTGCTATTAGAGATGCTCGACAACAGCTTTCTACATGGGGAGCCTGCAAAGACGGTTCCCATTCAACATTCCATGTAGAGGTCCCTGCCAACATGCCTGTTGTAAAGGAGCTATGTGGGTTTGACAATGTGGAAAGGTACTTGATGTGGAAAATGAACAGCAACTGA
- the LOC110613424 gene encoding pentatricopeptide repeat-containing protein At5g16860, which translates to MLCRCFLYPKRLLCRFSSSAASIAAPSVSPALLKQCKSVFQANLIHQQALIQGLFTHLSINLISTYLALNAPSHALSLLQRLTPSSSSVFWWNALIRRAVRLGLLHHSVSLFCRMLSLGWSPDHYTFPFVFKACGELPSFRHGSSLHAVVCSNGFESNVFVCNAVVTMYGRCGALNHARQMFDEMCMSEIYDLVSWNSIITAYMQSGDSNSVLGLFHRMCEVGDKDIRPDPVSLVTVLPVCASMGAWLCGKQVHGYALRSGLFDDVFVGNSLVDMYAKCGMMHEACKVFELMREKDVISWNAMVTGYSQIGRFEDALTLFEEMREQNIELDVVSWSAVIAGYAQRGLGYEAMEVFRQMQICGSKPNEVTLVSLLSGCASVGALLHGKEIHCYAIKCILNFDNSDPRDEHSAINAIIDMYTKCKSIDVGRAIFDSILPKDRNVVTWTTMIGGYSQHGEANDALELFSQMLKEDRSVKPNAFTISCALMACARLAALRFGRQIHAYVLRNKYDVLFVANCLIDMYSKSGDIDIARSVFDNMKQRNAVSWTSLITGYGMHGQGAEALKVFYDMRKEGLVPDGITFLVVLYACSHSGMIDEGNKYFNGMIKNFGVIPGEEHYACMVDLLGRAGRLDEAMKLIDEMPMKPGPIVWVALLSGCRKHANVELGEYASNRLLEMESENDGSYTLLSNIYANARRWKDVSRIRSLMKHTGIKKRPGCSWVQGKKGHATFFVGDRTHPQSKQIYAILTELIRRIKVIGYVPETSFALHDVDDEEKGDLLSEHSEKLALAYGILTSAPGAPIRITKNLRVCGDCHTAITYISMIIDHEIILRDSTRFHHFNKGSCSCRGYW; encoded by the coding sequence ATGCTCTGTCGCTGCTTCCTTTACCCGAAACGTCTCCTCTGCCGCTTCTCATCCTCTGCAGCCTCCATAGCTGCTCCTTCAGTCTCTCCAGCGCTTCTAAAACAATGCAAATCCGTTTTCCAAGCAAACCTCATCCACCAGCAAGCCTTAATTCAAGGCCTATTCACTCATCTCTCTATCAATCTTATCTCCACCTACTTAGCTCTCAATGCTCCTTCTCATGCTCTTTCTCTCCTCCAACGCCTTACCCCTTCTTCCTCTTCCGTCTTCTGGTGGAACGCTCTCATCCGCCGTGCCGTACGCCTCGGCCTTCTGCATCACTCTGTCTCTCTTTTTTGCAGAATGCTCAGTCTTGGATGGTCACCTGACCATTACACTTTCCCTTTCGTCTTCAAGGCCTGTGGTGAGCTCCCCTCCTTTCGCCATGGCAGTTCACTACATGCTGTTGTCTGCTCTAATGGGTTTGAATCTAATGTTTTTGTTTGCAATGCGGTGGTGACTATGTATGGCCGGTGTGGCGCGTTGAACCATGCGCGCCAAATGTTCGATGAAATGTGCATGAGTGAGATATATGATTTAGTTTCTTGGAATTCAATAATCACCGCTTACATGCAAAGTGGGGATTCGAATAGTGTACTTGGGTTGTTTCATAGAATGTGCGAAGTGGGTGATAAAGATATCCGACCGGATCCTGTTAGTCTTGTCACCGTGCTCCCAGTTTGTGCTTCTATGGGTGCCTGGTTGTGTGGTAAGCAGGTACATGGCTATGCATTGAGGAGTGGCTTGTTTGACGATGTGTTTGTGGGCAATTCACTTGTGGATATGTATGCAAAGTGTGGAATGATGCACGAAGCATGCAAAGTTTTTGAGCTTATGCGAGAGAAGGATGTGATTTCTTGGAATGCAATGGTTACTGGCTATTCTCAGATTGGCAGGTTTGAGGATGCTCTTACTTTGTTCGAGGAGATGAGGGAACAGAACATTGAATTGGATGTTGTGTCTTGGAGTGCGGTTATTGCGGGATATGCACAGAGGGGACTCGGCTACGAAGCAATGGAAGTGTTTAGGCAAATGCAGATTTGTGGGTCGAAGCCGAATGAGGTTACCCTTGTGTCTCTTCTTTCTGGTTGTGCTTCGGTTGGAGCATTGCTTCATGGGAAGGAGATTCATTGTTATGCCATAAAATGCATTTTGAACTTTGATAATAGTGATCCGAGAGATGAGCATTCGGCAATTAACGCCATAATTGACATGTATACAAAGTGCAAAAGTATTGATGTTGGCCGTGCCATCTTTGATTCCATACTGCCAAAGGATAGGAATGTTGTGACTTGGACTACTATGATTGGTGGGTACTCCCAACATGGAGAAGCTAATGATGCATTAGAACTCTTCTCCCAGATGCTCAAAGAGGACAGATCAGTAAAGCCAAATGCGTTTACAATATCATGTGCCTTGATGGCATGTGCTCGTTTGGCTGCATTGAGATTTGGCAGACAAATCCACGCTTATGTATTGCGCAATAAGTATGATGTACTTTTTGTGGCCAATTGCCTGATAGATATGTATTCTAAATCTGGAGATATTGATATTGCTAGATCTGTGTTTGATAACATGAAGCAGAGAAATGCAGTTTCATGGACATCCCTAATAACAGGTTATGGCATGCATGGACAAGGAGCAGAGGCACTTAAGGTTTTTTATGACATGAGAAAAGAGGGTCTTGTACCTGATGGCATAACGTTCCTTGTTGTGCTCTATGCTTGCAGCCATTCAGGAATGATCGATGAAGGGAATAAATACTTCAATGGAATGATAAAAAACTTCGGGGTTATTCCTGGAGAAGAACACTATGCTTGTATGGTTGATCTTTTGGGTCGTGCTGGTCGCTTGGATGAAGCCATGAAGCTCATTGATGAAATGCCTATGAAACCGGGTCCCATAGTTTGGGTAGCATTGCTCAGCGGTTGCAGAAAACATGCTAATGTGGAACTTGGGGAATATGCTTCGAACAGATTGTTAGAAATGGAGTCAGAAAATGATGGATCTTACACATTGCTTTCAAACATATATGCAAATGCCAGGCGTTGGAAAGATGTGAGCAGGATCAGATCTTTGATGAAACATACAGGGATTAAGAAGAGACCTGGTTGCAGTTGGGTCCAAGGGAAGAAAGGCCATGCAACCTTCTTTGTTGGGGACAGGACTCATCCACAGTCTAAACAAATATATGCAATCCTCACAGAATTGATTCGACGAATTAAAGTTATTGGGTATGTTCCAGAGACTAGCTTTGCTCTCCATGATGTGGATGATGAAGAGAAAGGTGATCTTCTTTCTGAACACTCTGAGAAGTTGGCTCTTGCCTATGGCATCCTAACATCAGCTCCAGGAGCACCAATCAGGATCACCAAGAATTTGCGTGTCTGTGGTGATTGTCATACTGCCATTACTTACATTTCTATGATCATTGATCATGAAATCATATTGAGGGACTCCACTCGCTTCCATCATTTCAACAAAGGATCCTGCTCCTGCAGGGGCTACTGGTGA
- the LOC110613423 gene encoding abscisic-aldehyde oxidase isoform X2 yields MCISLFGALVNAEKTDRPEPSPGFSKLTVIEAEKAIAGNLCRCTGYRPIADACKSFASDVDMEDLGFNSFWKKKESQEVKISRLPFYNRKNEICTFPKLLKRELKSSLPLESKRFSWYKPASIEELQSLLETTDANNGVQMKIVVGNTGMGYYKELEHYDKYFDLTHIPELSHIRRDHSGIEIGAALAISKAIKGLKEEWKGEFFSGRKVVFKKIALHMEKIAAEFIRNTGSIGGNLVMAQRKHFPSDIVTILLAAGSLVEIINGTMHEKLTLEEFLARPPFDSKSILINVKIPNCESVENISPDRNSKLLFETYRASPRPLGNALSYLNAAFLAEVSPSKSSAGIMLNRCQLAFGGFGTKQAMRARKVEEFLAGKLLTIDILYEAIKLVKATVIPEDGTRNTAYRSSLAVGFLFDFLNPLINTICNGSVERSIGSLMLKDGKSRQNYDWPDHVKFPTLLSSARQVVQINKDYHPIGEPVTKSGAALQASGEAVYVDDVPSPRDCLHGAFIYSKKPFARVKGIKFNSKSPPDGVIALISFKDIPNGGENIGAKTIFGPDPLFADEFTRCSGDRLALVLADSQKHADVASNIAVVDYDLENLEPPILTVEEAIKRSSLFEVPSFIYPKQIGDISKGMAEADHKILSAEIKLGSQYYFYLENQTALAMPDEDNCLVVYSSTQCPEFAHAVIAKCLGIPEHNVRVITRRVGGGFGGKAIKAMPIATACALAAYKLQRPVRMYLNRKTDMIMAGGRHPMKIIYSVGFKCSGKIKALQLDILINAGIYPDISPIMPHNVMGSLKKYDWGALSFDIKVCKTNLPSRSAMRAPGEVQGSFIAEAIIEHVASSLSMDADTVRTINLHTYDSLNSFYDVNAGEPLEYTLPSLWDKLATTSSFTQRTEMIKEVNRSNLWTKRGISRIPAVHQVTLRPTPGRVSILSDGSVVVEVGGIELGQGLWTKVKQMAAFGLGSIKCVGAGDLLDKVRVIESNTLSLIQGGFTSGSTTSESSCEAIRMCCKALVDRLTPLKERLQEQMGSVKWEMLISQAYLEAVNLSASSFFVPDLASMNYLNYGAAVTEVEVDLLTGQTTILRSDIIYDCGQSLNPAVDLGQIEGAFVKGIGFFMLEEYTTNSDGLVVEEGTWTYKIPTIDTIPEQFNVEIANSGHHQKRVLSSKASGEPPLLLAASVHCAIRAAIRDARQQLSTWGACKDGSHSTFHVEVPANMPVVKELCGFDNVERYLMWKMNSN; encoded by the exons ATGTGCATTTCTCTCTTTGGGGCCCTTGTTAATGCTGAAAAAACTGATAGACCAGAACCATCTCCAGGATTCTCCAAGCTGACAGTTATTGAAGCCGAAAAGGCTATTGCAGGAAACCTTTGTCGGTGTACTGGATATCGACCAATTGCTGATGCATGCAAAAGTTTTGCATCTGATGTTGATATGGAGGATTTAGGATTTAACTCTTTctggaagaagaaagagagtcAGGAAGTAAAGATAAGTAGGTTACCTTTCTATAACCGTAAGAATGAGATTTGTACTTTCCCTAAGCTTTTGAAAAGGGAACTAAAATCTTCCTTGCCTTTGGAATCTAAAAGATTCTCTTGGTACAAACCTGCTAGCATTGAGGAGCTTCAGAGCTTATTGGAAACCACTGATGCCAACAATGGAGTCCAGATGAAAATAGTGGTTGGTAACACAGGCATGGGTTACTATAAGGAACTAGAACACTATGACAAATACTTTGATCTCACACATATTCCTGAGCTCTCACACATTAGGAGGGATCATTCAGGGATTGAAATTGGGGCAGCTTTGGCAATTTCTAAAGCTATCAAAGGTTTGAAGGAAGAGTGGAAAGGTGAATTTTTCTCAGGACGGAAGGTGGTCTTCAAAAAAATTGCACTTCATATGGAGAAAATCGCTGCTGAATTTATTCGAAATACAGGCAGTATTGGGGGAAATTTGGTGATGGCGCAGAGAAAACATTTTCCTTCAGATATTGTTACAATACTTCTTGCAGCTGGTTCATTGGTTGAAATAATAAATGGTACCATGCATGAGAAGCTTACGTTGGAGGAGTTTTTGGCAAGGCCTCCATTTGATTCCAAAAGTATACTCATAAATGTTAAAATCCCAAATTGTGAATCAGTGGAGAATATATCTCCTGACAGAAATAGTAAGCTATTATTTGAAACCTATCGTGCCTCACCTCGGCCCCTTGGAAATGCTTTGTCCTATTTGAATGCTGCTTTCTTGGCTGAGGTTTCCCCCTCAAAATCATCTGCTGGAATCATGTTAAATAGATGTCAGTTGGCTTTTGGTGGTTTTGGCACCAAACAAGCAATGAGAGCAAGGAAAGTTGAGGAATTTCTGGCCGGAAAACTGTTAACAATTGATATTCTGTATGAAGCTATTAAATTAGTAAAAGCTACTGTAATACCTGAAGATGGGACTAGAAATACAGCATATAGGTCAAGCTTGGCTGTTGGTTTTCTTTTTGACTTTCTTAACCCCTTAATAAATACCATTTGTAATGGTTCAGTGGAAAGATCTATTGGCTCTTTGATGTTAAAAGATGGAAAGTCAAGACAGAATTATGACTGGCCAGACCATGTTAAATTCCCTACCTTACTATCATCAGCAAGGCAAGTGGTCCAAATAAACAAAGACTATCATCCCATTGGTGAGCCAGTAACAAAATCGGGAGCTGCTCTTCAAGCTTCTG GGGAAGCTGTTTATGTGGATGACGTTCCCTCTCCTAGAGATTGTCTACATGGAGCATTCATTTATAGCAAAAAGCCTTTTGCAAGGGTAAAGGGTATTAAATTCAATTCTAAATCTCCCCCAGATGGAGTCATTGCACTTATTTCCTTCAAAGACATTCCAAATGGTGGGGAGAACATAGGTGCTAAGACCATTTTTGGTCCTGATCCTTTGTTTGCTGATGAGTTCACTCGGTGTTCAGGAGACCGACTTGCTCTTGTG CTTGCAGATTCACAGAAACATGCAGATGTAGCATCAAACATTGCAGTGGTTGATTATGACTTGGAAAATCTGGAACCTCCCATTTTAACTGTTGAAGAGGCTATTAAGAGATCTAGCCTTTTTGAGGTCCCTTCTTTTATCTACCCCAAACAAATTGGTGACATATCAAAGGGAATGGCTGAAGCTGATCACAAGATTCTCTCTGCTGAG ATAAAACTCGGAtcacaatattatttttatttggagAATCAAACTGCCCTTGCTATGCCTGATGAGGACAACTGCTTAGTGGTTTACAGTTCAACCCAATGCCCTGAATTTGCACATGCTGTTATTGCTAAATGTCTTGGGATTCCTGAACACAATGTGCGTGTAATTACAAGAAGGGTTGGAGGGGGCTTTGGTGGAAAGGCCATAAAAGCAATGCCT ATTGCTACTGCATGTGCACTTGCAGCATACAAGTTACAGCGCCCTGTCAGGATGTATCTCAATCGCAAGACTGATATGATAATGGCAGGAGGAAGGCATCCCATGAAAATAATTTACAGTGTAGGATTCAAGTGTAGTGGGAAAATTAAAGCCTTGCAGCTTGATATATTGATCAACGCTGGCATATATCCAGACATAAGTCCAATTATGCCACACAACGTTATGGGATCATTGAAAAAATATGACTGGGGTGCTTTATCTTTCGATATAAAGGTATGCAAAACAAATCTTCCTAGTAGATCGGCTATGAGGGCCCCTGGAGAAGTGCAAGGATCATTTATTGCAGAAGCTATAATTGAACATGTTGCATCTTCTCTTTCAATGGATGCAGATACTGTGAGAACCATAAATCTTCACACTTATGATAGCCTTAACTCATTCTATGATGTTAATGCTGGAGAACCACTAGAATATACTTTACCTTCATTATGGGATAAGTTGGCGACAACTTCAAGCTTTACCCAAAGGACTGAAATGATAAAAGAGGTTAATAGGAGTAATTTGTGGACAAAAAGGGGTATTTCTCGAATACCTGCTGTACATCAGGTGACATTGAGGCCAACTCCTGGGAGAGTAAGTATTCTGAGTGATGGGTCTGTGGTTGTTGAAGTTGGGGGAATAGAGCTGGGCCAGGGGCTCTGGACAAAGGTAAAACAGATGGCTGCATTTGGTCTTGGTTCAATCAAATGTGTTGGAGCTGGAGACCTCTTGGACAAAGTACGAGTCATTGAATCCAATACCTTGAGTTTAATTCAAGGGGGGTTTACTTCTGGGAGCACTACATCTGAGTCAAGCTGTGAAGCAATTAGAATGTGCTGTAAAGCCTTGGTTGATAGACTGACACCTTTAAAGGAAAGGTTGCAGGAGcaaatgggttctgtaaaatgGGAAATGCTTATTAGCCAG GCCTATTTGGAAGCTGTGAATTTATCAGCTAGTTCTTTCTTTGTCCCTGACCTTGCTTCAATGAATTACTTAAATTATGGTGCTGCAGTGACCGAG GTTGAGGTAGACCTTCTAACAGGACAAACAACAATTTTGAGATCAGATATTATATACGACTGTGGACAAAGTCTTAACCCTGCTGTGGATCTTGGACAG ATTGAAGGAGCTTTTGTCAAAGGAATTGGGTTTTTCATGCTTGAAGAATACACAACAAACTCAGATGGATTAGTGGTTGAGGAAGGCACATGGACATACAAGATCCCTACAATAGACACCATACCAGAACAGTTTAATGTGGAAATAGCTAACAGTGGACATCATCAAAAGCGTGTTCTCTCTTCAAAAG CTTCTGGTGAGCCACCATTGCTCCTAGCAGCCTCAGTTCACTGTGCTATAAGAGCTGCTATTAGAGATGCTCGACAACAGCTTTCTACATGGGGAGCCTGCAAAGACGGTTCCCATTCAACATTCCATGTAGAGGTCCCTGCCAACATGCCTGTTGTAAAGGAGCTATGTGGGTTTGACAATGTGGAAAGGTACTTGATGTGGAAAATGAACAGCAACTGA